The genome window GCTCGCGGCCGGGATCGCGGTCGCGGTGAAGTCGCTGCGGCCGGACGTACGGGTCGTCGGCGTCCAGGCGGAGGGCGCCGCCGCCTATCCAGCGTCGCTGGCCGCCGGGGTGCCGGTGGCCGTGGAGAACCCGGCGACGATGGCCGACGGCATCAAGGTCGGACGGCCCGGCGACGTGCCGTTCCGGATCGTCGCCGACCTGGTGGACGAGGTCCGTACGGTCTCGGAGTACAACCTCTCCAGCGCCCTGCTGCTCTGCCTGGAGCGGGCCAAGCTGGTGGTGGAACCGGCCGGCGCCAGCCCCGTCGCGGCCCTGCTGCGCGAACCGGAGTCCTTTGAGGGCCCGGTGGTCGCGGTGCTCTCCGGAGGCAACGTCGACCCGCTGCTGATGCAGCGCATCCTGCGCCACGGCATGGCCGCCGGTGGCCGCTACCTGCAAGTACGTCTCCGCCTGACCGACCGCCCCGGCGCCCTCGCGACACTTCTGGGAGTGTTGTCAGTGGTCGACGCCAACGTCCTGGATGTGAGTCACGTACGGACCGACCCCCGGCTCGGACTCACGGAGGTGGAGGTCGAACTGCACCTGGAGACGAGGGGCCCCAAGCACTGCGCCGAGGTCAACCACGCGCTCCGCGAGGCGGGTTACACCGTCATCGACTGAGGCCGGAGGCCCCGCGGTCGTCGCTTGTCACTCGTTCGGGAAAGTCCATTGAGAGACGCGATACATCGCGTTATGGTGTGTCTCGTGTTCGCTGCTGAGAACCACAATGCGCAGAACCACAATGCGCAGAACCGCAAAGACGTGGAGGGACCACATGTCAGGCGCCATCCATCCATGCCGAAGGCCTGGTGAAGACCTTCGGTGACGTAAGAGCCCTCGACGGCGTCGACCTCGACGTCCCCGAGGGCACCGTCCTGGGTCTGCTCGGGCCGAACGGCGCGGGCAAGACGACGACCGTCCGATGCCTCACCACCCTGCTGCGCCCCGACAGCGGCAGGGCCGTGGTCGCCGGCATCGACGTGTTGAAGGACCCCGACGCCGTACGGCGCTCGGTCGGCCTCTTCGGCCAGGGACGTCCGGGGCGGGTTCGAAGTGATGTCGGAGAGGTCGCGGGAGGGGCGGACCTGGAAGGAGTGCGGCGGTAGCCCGCGCATCCAAGGGAGGGGCTATGGGAGCCTCTACCGGCGTGTGACGCACTGGTTCGGGTCAGGGGAGTGCGAGCGCGCCATAGAGGCTCTGGAGCCCTGTGAGGGCGTTCCTGCGCCTCCCTCTTACGTGCTGCCTCCGATGGAGGTAACCGGCTCCGTCGACCCGAAGTACACGGCGGAACGTGCAGGTCGGGGCGGATGCGACTCCAGTCGCAACGAGACGAAGACGACCGAACATGTTTCCCGGAAATGGTAATTTTCGGGCTCATCCGGCCCGTCATGAGGTCCTCGGCGCCTTCGGGCTGCTGCTCCTGCTCGGCTACGCGTTCACCCGGGTCGGCGCGCTCATCGGCCTCTCGGTGCGCACCCCCGAGGCCGCCACCTCCGGCGGGCTGATCTGGCTCTTCCCGGTCACCTTCATCTCGAACGCGTTCGTGGACTGCAGCCGGATGACGCCCCGGCTGCAGCATGTGGCCGACTGGAACCCGTTCAGTGCCACCGTCCAGGCCTGCCGCGAGCTGTTCGGCAACCCCGGGGTGTCACCGTCGGACGCCTGGCCCATGCGGTACCCGGTCTGCGCCTCGCTGATCTACTCGGTCCTGATCGTCGTCATATTCCGGACCCTGTCCGTGCGGAAGTACCGCTCGGCGGCGGGATGAGCGGCAGCACGAGCGGCGACCGGCCCCGGGCATGACCGTGGCCCTCGGCACCGCGAGGGCGCCGGGGGCCACGGGTCGAGCGACGATGGTGCGCTCAGCTCTGGTAGGGCACGGCATTGAGAATCTTCACCGAGGCGAACTTGCCGTTCGGCAGCTCGTACTGCGCGTCCTGGCCGACCTTCTTGCCGGTCACGCCCGAGCCGAGCGGCGACTGCGGCGAGTAGGTCTCGATGTCGGAGCTGGCGTACTCACGGGAGGCGAGAAGGAACGTCACGGTGTCGTCCTCGTCGCCGTCGAAGGCGATCGTCACGACCATGCCGGGCGCCACCGCGCCGTCCGCCGACGCCGGAGCCTCGCCGACCTTCGCGTTCTCCAGGAGCTGGGTCAGCTGGCGCACACGGAGCTCCTGCTTGCCCTGCTCCTCCTTGGCCGCGTGGTACCCGCCGTTCTCGCGCAGGTCGCCCTCCTCGCGCGCGGCCGCGATCTTGGCGGCGATCTCCGTGCGCGCGGGACCAGACAGGTACTCCAGCTCGGCCCTGAGCTGGTTGTACGCCTCCTGGGTCAGCCAGGTGACGTTCTCACTGGTCTGGGTCACAGGTGCTCCTCGTAGGTACTGGGAATACAAAGCATCGCCCTACCCAGAAGAATGTTCCTTCACGAGTGGGCGAAACCACGAGCCTAACAATTCAGCGGCGGAAGGGGGAGGACATAAACCACAAGCATTACGTCCACGCAGGTCAGCCCTGGCTGCCGGAGAGC of Streptomyces phaeolivaceus contains these proteins:
- the ilvA gene encoding threonine ammonia-lyase; this encodes MSYSTADSFRVTIDDVRGAQKMLTGVSRVTAMEGSRHLSQLVGAPVHLKCENLQRTGSFKLRGAYVRIAGLLPEERAAGVVAASAGNHAQGVALASSLLGVRSTVFMPKGAPLPKISATEEYGAEVRLHGTVVDETLAAAQEYADRTGAVFIHPFDHHDVIAGQGTVGLEILEQCPEVRTIVVGIGGGGLAAGIAVAVKSLRPDVRVVGVQAEGAAAYPASLAAGVPVAVENPATMADGIKVGRPGDVPFRIVADLVDEVRTVSEYNLSSALLLCLERAKLVVEPAGASPVAALLREPESFEGPVVAVLSGGNVDPLLMQRILRHGMAAGGRYLQVRLRLTDRPGALATLLGVLSVVDANVLDVSHVRTDPRLGLTEVEVELHLETRGPKHCAEVNHALREAGYTVID
- the greA gene encoding transcription elongation factor GreA; translation: MTQTSENVTWLTQEAYNQLRAELEYLSGPARTEIAAKIAAAREEGDLRENGGYHAAKEEQGKQELRVRQLTQLLENAKVGEAPASADGAVAPGMVVTIAFDGDEDDTVTFLLASREYASSDIETYSPQSPLGSGVTGKKVGQDAQYELPNGKFASVKILNAVPYQS